Proteins encoded within one genomic window of Ranitomeya variabilis isolate aRanVar5 chromosome 4, aRanVar5.hap1, whole genome shotgun sequence:
- the LOC143767750 gene encoding uncharacterized protein LOC143767750, whose translation MKSVVAHMCCQKMWGSCYTLGVEKPFSCSDYGKCFNQKSGLCKHQRIHTGEKPFSCSECGKCFIRKTNLASHQRINTGEKPFSCSECGKCFNQKADLDYHQRTHTGEKPFSCSECGNCFNRKTHLDSHQRTHRREMPFSCSECGKCFNHKSDLLKCQRIHTGEKLLYVLNVENLLN comes from the coding sequence ATGAAGAGTGTGGTCGCCCATATGTGTTGtcagaagatgtggggaagttgctaCACATTGGGggtggagaagcctttttcctgttccgactatgggaaatgttttaaccagaaatcaggtttgtgtaagcaccagagaattcacacaggggagaagcctttttcctgttcagaatgtgggaaatgttttatccgtaAAACGAATCTGGCTAGCCACCAGAGAAttaacacaggggagaagcctttttcctgttcagaatgtgggaaatgttttaaccagaaagctgatcttgattaccaccagagaactcacacaggggagaagcctttttcctgttccgaatgtgggaacTGTTTTAACCGTAAAACGCATCtggatagccaccagagaactcacagaagggagatgcctttttcctgttcagaatgtgggaaatgttttaaccataaatcagatttgcttaaatgccagagaattcacacaggggagaagcttttgtATGTTCTTAATGTGGAAAATCTTTTAAACTGA